One window of Verrucomicrobiia bacterium genomic DNA carries:
- a CDS encoding ATPase, T2SS/T4P/T4SS family, giving the protein MSVLSATTQKQVEQRLVDDGLMTDAQMHDLKAKAKTEDKPLFGMLVADGHISNEQLTKTIAQVTKVPYVNLTNVQIDPEILSLLSREIADRYMAVPLGEMQHRLVVAMLDADNVQAVDFLANKIGRPLKVYAASEEGVRNVIKQYEGASIGKEMAQALEEGGLQQTAETQTRVTEKPKEDKKKIATIVQDSPISKALSTILDYAAKNRASDIHIEPLEKELRIRCRIDGVLREIMKLPKSTEPPLVSRIKILSNLKIDEHRIPQDGQFTVHTSGKDIDLRIAISPVVWGEQVVIRLLDKSSTSLHLEEMGYKGRALRLIREGLKSTNGMVLTSGPTGSGKSTSMYALLQEIKDDSINIVTLEDPVEYKMAGVNQIQVNADVGLTFASGLRSILRQDPNVVLVGEIRDKETAQLAVQAALTGHLVFSTLHTNSAAGILPRLLDMGIEPFLIASTVRTVIGQRLVRRIPDKGKESYQSDAAETDAIHKTIGHLLPEKASDVKAVSDDIGYDSLPLKGQSAYTLYKGVDGPSSPGGYSGRMGLYEVFNITEEIQELILKQAPSSEIQAMAIKQGMINMREDGYLKALAGYTTLTEVNRVAASGNA; this is encoded by the coding sequence ATGAGTGTCTTGTCGGCAACCACCCAAAAGCAGGTTGAACAAAGGCTAGTTGATGACGGGCTCATGACTGACGCCCAAATGCACGACCTAAAAGCCAAGGCCAAGACAGAAGATAAGCCACTGTTTGGCATGCTGGTGGCCGATGGCCATATTAGCAACGAGCAATTAACCAAGACCATTGCTCAAGTTACCAAGGTTCCGTACGTCAACCTGACCAATGTACAGATAGACCCCGAGATATTGTCCTTACTATCCCGAGAGATTGCCGACCGCTACATGGCGGTGCCATTGGGTGAGATGCAGCATCGTCTAGTTGTAGCTATGCTAGATGCCGACAACGTGCAGGCAGTTGACTTCTTGGCCAATAAAATTGGCCGACCGCTCAAAGTCTATGCCGCGTCAGAGGAGGGCGTCCGTAATGTTATCAAGCAGTACGAGGGTGCCAGCATCGGCAAAGAGATGGCCCAGGCGCTTGAGGAGGGTGGCCTGCAGCAGACTGCAGAAACTCAGACCCGGGTCACCGAGAAGCCCAAAGAAGACAAGAAGAAAATTGCCACTATTGTACAGGATTCGCCTATTAGTAAGGCGCTGTCCACCATTCTGGACTATGCTGCCAAAAATCGGGCTAGCGATATCCACATAGAGCCACTCGAGAAAGAGTTACGCATCCGTTGCCGCATAGATGGCGTCTTACGCGAGATCATGAAACTACCCAAGAGCACCGAACCGCCCCTGGTGTCACGTATCAAGATTTTGTCCAACCTCAAGATTGATGAGCACCGTATTCCACAAGACGGTCAATTCACCGTGCATACCAGCGGCAAGGACATTGACTTGCGTATCGCTATCTCGCCGGTGGTGTGGGGTGAACAGGTTGTGATTCGCTTGCTGGATAAATCAAGTACGAGCTTGCACTTGGAAGAGATGGGATATAAAGGTCGCGCTCTCAGATTGATCCGTGAAGGTCTGAAGTCGACTAATGGCATGGTCCTGACCTCTGGACCTACCGGTTCAGGCAAGTCCACCTCTATGTATGCCTTGCTACAAGAGATCAAGGACGACAGTATCAACATTGTCACTCTTGAAGATCCTGTAGAGTACAAAATGGCAGGGGTTAACCAGATACAGGTCAATGCCGATGTGGGGCTGACGTTTGCCTCGGGCCTGCGGTCTATTCTGCGCCAGGATCCCAACGTGGTGTTGGTGGGGGAGATCCGTGACAAAGAGACCGCCCAGCTAGCCGTGCAGGCCGCCCTGACCGGACACTTGGTCTTTAGCACGCTTCACACCAATAGTGCTGCTGGCATTTTGCCACGCTTGCTAGACATGGGTATAGAACCGTTCCTCATCGCTTCTACAGTGCGTACAGTCATTGGCCAGCGACTCGTCCGGCGTATCCCCGATAAGGGCAAAGAGTCCTACCAAAGCGATGCCGCCGAAACAGATGCCATCCATAAGACCATAGGCCACCTGTTGCCCGAGAAAGCGTCAGATGTAAAGGCTGTCAGCGACGATATTGGCTATGATAGCTTGCCACTGAAAGGCCAAAGCGCTTATACTTTGTACAAGGGCGTAGACGGTCCTTCCTCACCAGGGGGTTATAGCGGTAGGATGGGCCTGTATGAAGTATTCAACATAACTGAAGAAATTCAGGAACTGATACTCAAACAGGCACCCAGTTCAGAAATCCAAGCTATGGCAATCAAACAAGGCATGATCAACATGCGCGAGGATGGCTACTTAAAAGCTTTGGCCGGATATACAACGTTAACAGAGGTAAATCGTGTTGCTGCATCAGGTAATGCATAA
- a CDS encoding type IV pilus twitching motility protein PilT, producing MAQPRIEVLLEEVIKKKASDLHLQVGLPPMLRVDGALLPVTSADILTEESVEALVFAILDEDQKQILLKDKEFDFSFAFGDLGRFRVNAFHERGNLASALRLIPNEILTTEQLGLPPIVNKFADYPRGLVLVTGPTGSGKSTTLAALIHKINMERAAHIVTIEDPIEFTHASKKSVIVQREVHYDTYSFSAALRSSLRQDPDVVLIGEMRDLETIAAAITIAETGHLVFATLHTNSASQSIDRMIDVFPPHQQPQIRAQLSNILMAIVAQRLMPAIGGGRVAAAEILVATPAVRNIIREGKSHQLEAVIQTGAEFGMQSMDKTLVSMIHNGTVTYDEARMIAVDIDELDRLMRS from the coding sequence ATGGCACAGCCAAGAATTGAAGTACTTCTAGAGGAAGTTATAAAGAAGAAGGCGTCTGACCTTCACTTGCAGGTTGGTCTGCCACCAATGCTGCGTGTTGATGGCGCTCTACTTCCGGTAACTTCAGCGGATATACTGACCGAAGAATCAGTCGAAGCGCTTGTTTTTGCTATTCTGGACGAAGACCAAAAACAGATCTTGCTCAAGGACAAAGAGTTCGACTTTAGTTTCGCCTTTGGTGATCTAGGCCGTTTCCGTGTAAACGCTTTCCACGAGCGCGGCAACCTGGCTAGCGCCTTGCGTCTTATTCCAAACGAAATCTTGACCACCGAACAACTGGGTCTGCCACCTATCGTTAATAAATTTGCGGATTACCCCCGGGGCTTGGTGCTAGTAACTGGCCCAACTGGCTCTGGTAAATCCACAACCCTGGCAGCTCTGATACATAAGATCAATATGGAACGTGCTGCACACATTGTGACCATCGAAGATCCTATCGAGTTTACTCATGCCTCTAAGAAGTCGGTCATTGTACAGCGCGAAGTCCACTATGACACCTACTCATTCTCGGCTGCTCTGCGCAGTAGTCTCCGCCAAGACCCAGATGTCGTGCTCATCGGTGAGATGCGTGACCTAGAGACCATTGCCGCCGCTATTACCATCGCCGAGACTGGCCACTTGGTGTTTGCAACTCTGCACACCAACAGTGCCAGCCAGAGTATCGACCGCATGATAGACGTTTTCCCGCCACACCAGCAGCCACAGATCCGTGCACAGCTATCTAATATCCTCATGGCCATTGTGGCGCAGCGGCTCATGCCGGCCATTGGCGGGGGTCGCGTTGCAGCAGCCGAGATTTTGGTGGCGACTCCAGCCGTGCGCAATATTATCCGCGAAGGCAAGAGTCACCAGCTAGAGGCTGTCATCCAGACCGGTGCCGAGTTCGGTATGCAGTCCATGGACAAGACACTGGTTAGCATGATTCACAACGGTACGGTTACCTACGACGAAGCACGTATGATCGCAGTAGATATAGACGAATTAGACAGGTTGATGAGGAGCTAA
- a CDS encoding type II secretion system F family protein — MLSYKYTARDAATGKKVSAEVQASSEQAAAKLLRDQGLSPIEIKPMVGGLGNPLSKFKNRIRAKDKILFSRQMSTLLNAGLPLLQSLRTVANQTQNKAFKIVIMEVISDIEAGSALSVALGKYPNVFNKIYISLVAAGEVSGTLDKSLERLATQQEKDAELISKVRGAMVYPIIVLVVMGAVVTFMLVTVMPQVKELYAGLGSGAQLPLVTRAMLLISDMMTKYWYILVIVAIIGGFFFSRWARTLGGKRVVDRVKMHGPLLGPLFMKMYMARFARTGATLVSSGVPLIQVLEITSDSINNFHIEASLHRAIEKVKGGKALSETLTNDPNFLTLVPDMLRIGEQSGAIEQMLAKTADYYEKEVDNQVKTISTIIEPIMMVLLGVIAFIIVAAVLLPIYSLAGKGISV; from the coding sequence ATGCTGTCATATAAATACACTGCCCGCGATGCCGCGACAGGCAAAAAAGTCTCGGCCGAGGTACAGGCCAGCAGCGAGCAAGCTGCCGCCAAACTGCTACGCGACCAAGGACTATCTCCGATAGAGATCAAGCCGATGGTAGGGGGGCTTGGTAATCCGCTATCCAAGTTCAAGAATCGCATACGGGCCAAAGACAAAATTTTGTTCTCGCGCCAGATGTCGACACTCCTAAATGCCGGCTTGCCGCTCCTGCAATCACTACGCACTGTGGCAAATCAGACCCAGAACAAAGCCTTCAAGATTGTCATCATGGAGGTTATCAGCGATATCGAGGCCGGGTCAGCACTGTCCGTGGCACTGGGCAAATACCCCAACGTTTTTAACAAGATCTATATCAGCCTGGTAGCCGCAGGCGAGGTGTCTGGTACGCTCGACAAATCCCTGGAGCGCTTGGCCACCCAGCAAGAAAAAGACGCCGAGCTCATCAGCAAGGTGCGTGGTGCCATGGTCTATCCGATCATCGTGTTGGTGGTTATGGGCGCGGTGGTAACCTTCATGCTGGTCACGGTGATGCCTCAGGTAAAAGAGCTCTACGCCGGCCTTGGCAGCGGGGCGCAGCTGCCATTGGTAACGCGTGCCATGCTGCTAATATCCGACATGATGACCAAGTATTGGTATATCCTCGTTATTGTCGCGATCATTGGCGGATTCTTCTTTAGCCGATGGGCTCGAACGCTTGGGGGCAAGCGAGTAGTAGACCGCGTTAAAATGCACGGGCCACTACTGGGGCCGCTCTTCATGAAGATGTATATGGCTCGTTTTGCGCGTACCGGCGCCACCTTGGTCTCTAGCGGCGTACCGCTCATTCAGGTGCTCGAAATTACCTCTGACAGCATCAATAACTTCCATATAGAGGCCTCGCTTCATCGGGCCATAGAGAAAGTAAAAGGCGGCAAAGCCTTGTCAGAAACGTTGACCAACGACCCGAATTTCCTGACTCTGGTGCCAGACATGCTTCGTATTGGTGAGCAGTCCGGTGCTATAGAGCAAATGCTAGCCAAAACGGCCGACTACTATGAAAAAGAAGTAGACAACCAGGTAAAGACCATTTCTACTATTATCGAGCCCATCATGATGGTTCTGCTGGGCGTCATTGCCTTCATTATTGTTGCTGCCGTGCTGTTACCAATTTATAGCCTGGCAGGCAAAGGCATTAGTGTTTAG
- a CDS encoding prepilin-type N-terminal cleavage/methylation domain-containing protein: MYQKFSKQKEGFTIIEVLIVLAIAGLIMLIVFLAVPALQRNSRNNARNNDASRLASSITECLSNHNGNKAVCNNSVTGNIQPGTLSQLTYSGTFSDGVALGAGTTSTVAIGFQRTCNTSGDDDIAGGVREFAVMFQIENAVNRCIAS, from the coding sequence ATGTATCAAAAATTTAGTAAACAAAAAGAGGGTTTCACCATCATCGAAGTCTTGATCGTGCTGGCTATTGCTGGCTTGATCATGCTGATTGTCTTCCTCGCAGTTCCAGCTTTGCAGCGTAATTCACGCAACAATGCACGCAACAACGATGCTTCACGCCTCGCTTCGTCTATCACTGAGTGTCTGTCTAACCACAATGGTAACAAGGCTGTATGTAACAACTCAGTGACGGGCAACATTCAGCCCGGCACCCTGAGCCAATTGACCTATTCCGGTACGTTTAGTGATGGTGTGGCACTTGGAGCTGGTACAACATCTACAGTGGCAATCGGTTTCCAGCGTACTTGTAATACGTCTGGCGATGACGACATAGCTGGCGGTGTACGCGAGTTTGCTGTTATGTTCCAGATTGAAAACGCGGTTAACCGTTGTATAGCCTCCTAG
- a CDS encoding A24 family peptidase, giving the protein MTFLILLLLGLCFGSFVNALVWRLHQQETRTSLSKKQRKDLSILQGRSMCVHCHHTLAWYDLLPVVSWLSLRGRCRYCQKAVSWQYPVVELLTAATFIGSYMAWPYGWDGAGITPFGLWLVFLVGFMALAVYDLRWMELPNRLVYPLIVLAVVQVLVKAAAYQDLQSAVAGAFWGFLVIGGLFYALFQISGGKWIGGGDVKLAFMIGPLVGGPVASLLVIFLASCLGSLVSLPLIARKSLKATSRIPFGPFLLAATVVVYTYGDRIADWYTSMFL; this is encoded by the coding sequence ATGACTTTTTTGATCCTGCTGCTACTAGGATTGTGTTTTGGTAGTTTTGTAAACGCGCTAGTGTGGCGCTTGCATCAACAAGAAACGCGTACCTCTCTTAGTAAAAAACAAAGAAAAGATCTCTCCATACTACAGGGGAGGTCCATGTGCGTGCATTGCCATCACACCTTGGCCTGGTACGATCTGTTGCCGGTGGTAAGCTGGCTCAGTCTGCGCGGTCGCTGTCGCTACTGCCAAAAGGCCGTCAGTTGGCAGTACCCGGTCGTAGAGCTCCTGACGGCCGCGACATTCATCGGTTCTTATATGGCCTGGCCTTACGGTTGGGACGGTGCTGGTATCACGCCGTTTGGACTGTGGCTGGTATTTCTGGTGGGCTTTATGGCCCTGGCCGTCTATGACTTACGCTGGATGGAGCTACCCAACAGACTGGTGTACCCGCTTATCGTCCTGGCGGTGGTGCAGGTGCTGGTAAAGGCGGCGGCCTACCAAGACCTGCAGAGTGCTGTTGCCGGAGCCTTCTGGGGCTTCCTGGTCATTGGGGGGCTATTCTATGCCTTGTTCCAGATATCCGGGGGCAAGTGGATCGGTGGCGGTGATGTCAAACTAGCTTTCATGATAGGTCCGCTGGTGGGCGGCCCAGTAGCAAGCCTGCTGGTTATCTTCCTAGCCTCTTGCCTGGGCAGTCTGGTATCTTTGCCGCTCATTGCTCGCAAGTCGCTCAAGGCCACTAGCCGCATACCATTTGGTCCATTTTTGCTAGCGGCAACTGTCGTTGTCTATACCTACGGCGACAGAATAGCCGACTGGTACACGAGTATGTTCCTATAG
- a CDS encoding SGNH/GDSL hydrolase family protein produces the protein MTRTRVRLVALAATVLFATVSCRELPSHDENGPSAYIDILAVGDSYTAGNNATSDGSDGYYNSDKSPDDPRNISLVRQRPTTSPSDPDPDRGCYRNHNNYSEVLYRLLGSSGAYVNAACTGDITENITGTNGNPPQIDGFTPEQRAEVDLITLSIGGNDLGFASMLVHCYLVPFGPSCDADFDAAEAMMDSPGQYSVIQARMLAALNKLKNEFPGTKIVLVGYPLFSEEDEASIPCPGCGGAIYPGQRLEAGLNLLNAEQQELIDNLNISSSGRFGFLPLHTQNNDGIYDGHGISGSAEPWIRSPGSSVYRHEWFHPSAAGHAATAQELYQLPVVQQLLNDRIRADYPKMSLTKVDDQWYALDSTGKLWKVTADFARCQQPNGQYKLISWKNPSQVFDAATNAAPYPDLPGQPGCNLSVPRAGDILDGSLGSGWSPYDYENSWVISYGPNGEKYRTRIWWHDGDPNHVPSANCFAGRGAKVFTVPAQALEEYQDTGGVVYDDDCSWTIGAAYDDHGNLWLHRTRGAPQYSASDGATYAYTLTLITDPWMLDCWQNPPPGLDYVGWRIAPGHYSDERIEGARQLGLLRYDGYEDARCIR, from the coding sequence TTGACCCGCACACGGGTAAGATTGGTTGCTCTTGCGGCAACCGTGCTATTTGCAACCGTCAGCTGTCGAGAACTCCCGAGCCACGACGAGAACGGCCCCAGTGCCTATATCGACATTCTGGCAGTTGGTGACAGCTACACAGCCGGGAACAACGCGACGAGCGATGGCTCTGATGGTTACTACAACAGTGACAAAAGCCCGGACGACCCCCGCAACATCTCACTGGTCCGTCAGCGACCGACCACCAGCCCCAGTGATCCCGACCCGGACCGGGGCTGCTACCGCAACCACAACAATTACAGCGAGGTGCTGTACCGGTTGCTTGGGAGCAGTGGTGCGTATGTTAACGCAGCGTGCACCGGTGACATCACCGAGAACATCACCGGTACCAATGGGAACCCGCCTCAGATAGATGGTTTTACACCCGAACAGCGGGCCGAGGTGGATCTGATCACCCTCAGCATTGGGGGCAATGACCTGGGGTTTGCCTCCATGCTCGTGCACTGCTACTTGGTTCCCTTCGGACCAAGTTGTGACGCGGATTTTGACGCTGCCGAGGCCATGATGGACTCGCCCGGACAGTACAGCGTCATCCAGGCTCGCATGCTGGCGGCACTGAACAAGCTCAAGAACGAGTTCCCCGGCACCAAGATCGTGCTGGTGGGCTATCCGTTGTTCTCAGAGGAAGACGAAGCGTCTATTCCCTGTCCGGGATGCGGCGGAGCCATCTATCCTGGTCAACGTCTGGAGGCTGGTCTGAATCTGCTCAATGCCGAACAGCAGGAGCTGATCGACAATCTCAACATTTCCAGCTCTGGCCGCTTTGGCTTCTTGCCGTTGCACACCCAGAACAACGATGGGATCTACGACGGTCACGGCATCAGCGGTAGCGCTGAGCCTTGGATCCGTTCGCCGGGTTCTTCGGTGTATCGCCACGAGTGGTTCCACCCAAGTGCTGCAGGCCACGCCGCTACTGCCCAAGAGCTGTACCAGTTGCCCGTCGTTCAGCAGCTACTGAACGATCGTATCAGGGCGGACTACCCCAAGATGTCGTTGACCAAGGTCGACGACCAGTGGTACGCGCTGGACAGCACCGGCAAGCTGTGGAAGGTGACGGCCGACTTTGCCAGGTGTCAGCAGCCCAACGGGCAGTACAAGCTGATCTCGTGGAAGAACCCCAGCCAGGTCTTCGACGCCGCAACCAACGCAGCGCCCTACCCTGACCTGCCAGGCCAACCCGGATGCAACCTGAGCGTTCCGCGAGCCGGTGACATCCTGGACGGATCATTAGGATCAGGGTGGTCACCCTATGACTACGAAAATTCGTGGGTCATAAGCTACGGGCCGAATGGCGAGAAGTATCGAACACGGATCTGGTGGCACGACGGAGACCCCAACCACGTACCAAGCGCAAACTGTTTTGCGGGTCGAGGTGCGAAGGTCTTTACGGTTCCAGCGCAAGCGCTGGAGGAGTACCAGGACACAGGGGGTGTAGTGTACGACGATGACTGCTCCTGGACAATTGGCGCGGCCTATGACGACCACGGCAATCTGTGGCTCCACCGGACCAGGGGCGCACCGCAATACTCTGCATCAGACGGCGCAACCTACGCCTATACCCTGACCCTCATAACAGATCCATGGATGTTGGACTGCTGGCAGAACCCGCCTCCTGGCCTCGACTATGTAGGCTGGAGAATTGCCCCTGGTCACTATTCCGATGAAAGGATCGAAGGAGCTCGTCAGTTAGGGTTGTTGCGATATGACGGCTACGAAGATGCAAGGTGCATCAGATAG
- a CDS encoding prepilin-type N-terminal cleavage/methylation domain-containing protein, giving the protein MSKQLRQKGFTIVELMIATSVFSVILLIMTYGILQISRTYYKGIGLARTQEVARTISDEIGQSIQFGGDSVVMAQALDTTQGRCIGGREFSYLPYRQVAQSPIAPQARHAMVVRDNVACGATAQPLANADATGRELVPDRMRLTALSITRVGTSDLYDVQVGVGYGDTSVFTDRNGDGQINGSDAPIECRNDRGSQFCATSELNTVVQKRVK; this is encoded by the coding sequence ATGAGTAAACAGTTACGCCAAAAAGGCTTTACCATTGTAGAGCTCATGATAGCCACTAGTGTGTTCTCGGTTATTTTGCTGATCATGACCTATGGCATTCTTCAGATCAGCCGGACGTATTACAAAGGTATTGGCTTGGCTCGTACTCAGGAAGTAGCCCGGACCATTAGTGACGAGATTGGGCAGTCTATCCAGTTTGGCGGGGACAGCGTGGTTATGGCTCAAGCCCTGGACACAACTCAGGGACGTTGCATAGGTGGCCGAGAGTTTAGCTACTTGCCGTATCGCCAGGTGGCTCAGTCGCCCATTGCGCCGCAGGCCCGACATGCTATGGTCGTTCGCGATAACGTTGCTTGTGGTGCCACCGCACAGCCGCTAGCTAACGCCGATGCCACGGGACGCGAGCTAGTGCCAGACCGCATGCGGCTGACAGCCCTGTCGATAACTCGCGTGGGCACCTCGGACCTCTATGATGTCCAGGTTGGCGTGGGGTATGGTGATACCTCGGTATTTACGGACCGAAATGGTGATGGCCAAATAAACGGGTCAGATGCACCCATTGAATGTCGAAACGATAGAGGTTCTCAGTTTTGCGCCACATCAGAACTTAACACAGTCGTACAAAAGAGGGTAAAATAA
- a CDS encoding PilX N-terminal domain-containing pilus assembly protein, with the protein MIRPKSLHHNQSGLVAFMVVMIIMILLSLIVLAFAKMVRREQQQAADRQLSTQAFYAAESGVNDAREALGNAAATNPALLTNDYSTNCDAFITDAGLTNTIDPGISYSCVLVDTTLPVLNYPGVPLDRSVTLPIQPSAGNSIETLDITFEDQTIGKAAAQLTGCNSTAPVSQLPGRLDPNCQIGMLRLEYVQFAGPSVPAVVGRAQLTNTNRAVAFVRPVQSGGALALPFASATANNQGIVHTADCSIVATRDFRCTVRLTGLDSTQGYLRLRSIYKSTKVRVRAFSASGTALDLVGAQAEVDVTGRSVDVLRRVKVSVPISPAGDRDPEFAVQSARTVCKRITLSPPTVGVVWFPGFNGYAECDPQQ; encoded by the coding sequence ATGATTCGCCCCAAAAGCCTGCACCATAACCAATCTGGTCTCGTTGCCTTTATGGTAGTAATGATCATTATGATCTTGCTCAGTCTTATTGTTCTAGCCTTCGCCAAAATGGTCCGCAGGGAGCAGCAGCAAGCAGCCGATCGTCAGTTGAGTACCCAGGCTTTCTATGCAGCCGAAAGTGGTGTCAACGATGCTCGCGAGGCGCTCGGAAATGCGGCTGCCACCAATCCGGCGCTACTTACCAACGACTATTCTACAAATTGTGACGCATTCATTACGGATGCCGGGCTGACAAATACCATTGATCCCGGTATTTCTTACAGCTGTGTGCTGGTGGATACCACGCTGCCTGTCTTGAACTATCCGGGTGTTCCTCTTGATAGGTCAGTTACGCTGCCCATACAGCCCTCTGCCGGTAACTCAATCGAGACTCTCGACATCACCTTCGAGGACCAGACTATTGGCAAGGCCGCGGCCCAGCTCACGGGTTGCAATTCTACGGCCCCAGTTTCTCAGCTGCCCGGGCGGCTAGACCCTAACTGTCAGATAGGTATGCTGCGCTTAGAGTATGTACAGTTTGCGGGCCCATCGGTTCCTGCGGTGGTTGGACGTGCTCAGTTGACCAACACTAATCGTGCAGTAGCATTTGTGCGACCGGTTCAGAGCGGCGGTGCTCTTGCGCTGCCGTTTGCCAGTGCAACAGCGAACAACCAGGGTATTGTCCATACAGCAGACTGTTCGATTGTTGCCACTCGTGACTTCAGGTGTACGGTCCGTCTCACAGGATTGGATTCTACCCAGGGCTATTTGCGCCTTCGATCAATCTACAAGTCTACCAAGGTAAGGGTCCGAGCCTTCTCTGCCAGTGGCACCGCGCTTGACCTGGTTGGGGCGCAGGCCGAGGTTGATGTGACTGGGCGTTCTGTTGACGTGCTGCGGCGGGTCAAGGTTTCTGTCCCCATAAGCCCAGCAGGCGACCGTGATCCAGAGTTTGCCGTGCAGTCAGCACGAACCGTGTGCAAGCGCATCACGCTCTCTCCGCCGACAGTTGGAGTGGTGTGGTTCCCTGGGTTCAACGGCTATGCCGAGTGCGATCCTCAGCAGTAA
- the xerA gene encoding site-specific tyrosine recombinase/integron integrase, which yields MQFAKAKTDFLEYLEIEQNRSQKTIANYDHYLTRLVDYAGDLTIKDIDQELIRKWRLWLNRLGTNTSDELQKSTQNYHLIALRSFLKFCAKRNIPALPADKIELSRTQRKQVTFLTPEEVERLFAQPDTATPPGLRDRAILELLFSSGLRVSELVGLDRDHINLKRREFMVRGKGQKDRPIFISPEAADWIQKYIDKRDDNTRPLFVRYSGSKKVDLTGNFHRLTARSIQRMVARYALLAGITKHVSPHTLRHSFATDLLMNGADLRSVQAMLGHSNIATTQIYTHVTDPHLRAVHEKFHHKKSD from the coding sequence ATGCAATTTGCTAAAGCTAAAACTGATTTTTTGGAATACCTAGAGATCGAACAAAATCGTTCGCAAAAAACCATCGCCAATTACGACCACTACCTCACCCGGTTGGTTGATTACGCAGGCGACCTGACTATCAAAGATATCGACCAAGAGCTGATTCGCAAATGGCGCCTGTGGCTGAATCGGCTGGGAACCAATACGAGCGACGAGCTACAAAAGTCCACACAAAACTATCACCTGATTGCACTGCGCAGTTTCTTGAAGTTTTGTGCCAAGCGCAATATCCCGGCTCTTCCAGCAGACAAAATCGAGCTGTCCCGTACCCAGCGCAAGCAAGTGACCTTTTTAACGCCCGAGGAAGTTGAGCGTCTTTTTGCTCAACCAGACACTGCTACCCCCCCAGGCCTCCGCGATCGAGCCATCCTTGAGCTACTTTTTTCATCCGGCTTGCGCGTATCTGAACTAGTGGGATTGGACAGAGATCATATTAATCTGAAGCGACGCGAATTTATGGTACGTGGTAAGGGTCAGAAAGACCGTCCCATCTTTATTAGCCCAGAGGCAGCCGATTGGATACAAAAATATATCGATAAGCGTGATGACAACACGAGGCCACTTTTTGTTCGATATAGCGGGAGTAAAAAAGTTGACCTGACGGGCAATTTTCATAGGCTGACCGCACGAAGCATTCAACGCATGGTGGCCCGGTATGCCCTGCTGGCTGGCATCACCAAGCACGTCAGTCCCCACACGCTTCGTCATTCGTTTGCTACGGATCTGCTCATGAATGGAGCGGACTTACGCTCTGTTCAGGCTATGCTGGGCCACAGCAATATTGCCACCACTCAGATTTATACCCACGTGACCGACCCACACCTGCGTGCCGTACACGAAAAATTTCACCATAAGAAATCGGACTAA
- a CDS encoding nucleoside-diphosphate kinase: MEKTLVIFKPDAVMRGLVGEILSRFEKVGLKIVGAKMLQPDYEHYFRHYEGIGTLKTRKGETIFESTLASMLEGPVVAMVLEGVDAVELVRKMVGGTEPKSAQPGTIRGDYAHVSYGQASTVGKGVANIIHASADTKEATAEINHWFADIELYDYESVHQRFTQPAPKK; the protein is encoded by the coding sequence GTGGAAAAAACGCTGGTTATCTTTAAACCCGACGCAGTAATGCGCGGCCTAGTCGGTGAGATTCTGTCGCGGTTTGAAAAGGTAGGGCTCAAGATAGTCGGGGCCAAAATGTTGCAGCCAGATTACGAACACTACTTTAGGCATTACGAGGGAATCGGAACACTCAAAACTCGCAAGGGAGAAACCATATTTGAGAGCACGCTTGCCTCAATGTTGGAAGGGCCAGTGGTAGCCATGGTTCTCGAGGGTGTAGATGCCGTGGAGCTTGTTCGCAAAATGGTTGGGGGCACCGAGCCCAAGAGTGCGCAGCCAGGAACAATCCGGGGCGACTATGCACACGTTTCTTACGGCCAAGCATCCACAGTTGGTAAGGGGGTCGCTAACATCATTCACGCTTCGGCCGATACCAAAGAAGCCACTGCCGAGATCAATCACTGGTTTGCAGACATCGAACTCTACGATTACGAAAGCGTGCACCAGCGGTTTACACAGCCAGCTCCTAAGAAGTAG